Genomic window (Daucus carota subsp. sativus chromosome 5, DH1 v3.0, whole genome shotgun sequence):
TCAATAAGTTTAGAACATTTATTTCATTGCTCGATAAAACACGAACGGGGCACGCTCGGTTCCGCAGAGGGCCAGGAGTTCGGACTCTTGAGACGCAAGTAATTAAGCCGAAGAATGAGATTGTGGCGCCTGTTCAGCGTCAAGCGCTTAATAATCAGGCGGTGAAGAATGTTAGTTTTGAGAAAAAAGAACATGTTACTAGCACAATTAATTTTGGTTCTGTCGCGGCTGTTGTACCGTCGGGTACTAATTCATTTATGTCGTCGTTGACGGGAGATACCGATGGATCGGGGTTTCAGATCACGAATATGTCGTCGGGGAGCAGGCCGCCTGCTTCGACGTCGTCGTTTAAGCGGAAGTGTAGCTCTATGGATAATTCTGCAGCTAGGTGCTCGGGGTCTTCTGGGAGGTGCCATTGTCCTAAGAAAAGGTTAATTTGATGATACGatagttttaaaattatcaaatttttgttACTTATTTGATTGAATTAGGCTGATATAATTTGGTAAAATTGTTGTGTTGTTGAAATTGCAGTAGGAAATCAAAACTGAAGAAAGTGGTGAGAGTGCCGGCCATAAGTCTGAAGATGTCTGATATTCCTCCTGATGATTTTTCCTGGAGAAAGTATGGTCAAAAACCCATCAAAGGCTCTCCACACCCCCGGTATGACCATTTCCTAGTCCTGAGTCCTGTCGGTAAATGTGCTAATTTCGTATTAGTAAgacggtgattaatcacgactAATCATTTATTAATCTCTGTTTTGTAGATCGTAGAATTCATTAAATCTGTTAggcatttaattaattattaattattaattattcaattaatcttCAATCCCTTCAACTAGTCTGCAGTTAATTATTGTTCCATCAATTAAGTCCGATTTCCCTGGTTGACAATACTGATTGACatcaatttatcaaaatatgttaaatCTTATAGTCCGTTCAAATGAAGTCTTCGTGTCCGAATTGAGTGACTTGAACATAAGATTAACGGAGATTATGTTAAAATGCAGAGGATATTACAAGTGCAGCAGTGTAAGAGGATGTCCGGCAAGAAAGCATGTAGAGAGGGCGCTGGATGATCCAGCAATGTTGGTAGTCACATACGAAGGAGAGCATAAtcattctcaatctcttcatgaCACACCAGCTTCTCTAGTTCTTGAATCATCTTAATCACCACTTAACAACATCTTATTATCTAAGATGTCTGTAACTTTTAATCACCACCGTCCAATACGAGATTAGTGGAACTGACAGGTCAACGCAAAAAGATGCTTTTGTAGATCATCTTATTTTCACAAGGGAAAAATCAAATAGAGAATATATTATTGTCTTGAGTATCCGTTAAAGTTGGGCCTGTAGATTTGTGGATTTGGTGGAACTGATTCATCATCATGATGCAAATTATctaattttaatcatttattttgCAAATAATCCCGGTTTTCACATTTTAGCTTGTTTATGTTAGTATTAAATGTAATTTGTTTTGTACGCAAGAAAAACATTATTGGTATAGACTTCCGAGAAACTTTTTTccctttttgtttaattttaaattaagagtattttaacaatttatcgactacattttaatttaattaaaaaaattcaataaatccaaaattagtCAGGTAGACTATTCtctaaataattaaacaatGTATTAGTCTTGTAGACTTCCACCGATATTATTGGCCGACAAAGTGgtgaataatttattataaaaattccaAAAACAATGAAAACGTAGTCAATGTGACCGACGGCCaagtatataaattatgaaaGCAAGTCAAAACGGAAGGTAACGAAGAACTAGTCTAATCACATTGATAATTTTAAATGTAAAGAATCTTGCATCTTAAACGGCTGACGATTAAAATTAGTGTTAGGCAATGTTATTTAGTGATTACTTTTAGCGGGTGGAAGATGTATCCTGACTCCACCGGCTTTATCTTTCAATTTAACTCTTACAGAACATATTTATTCGTCAGTTTCTTTAGTTAAGATTGGACATCTCTGTTTGTACTTTCTCTTTCAGATCGTCCGTATCTTGTGTAGTTGTGTTCGTGGGATTGGGAATCTGCCGAGCAGTGTGACGTTATCTACTTCTCCCTATTCTTTaacaataaaattgaatttagtgtgtaattttataattttttttattaaagtttatttgtctgaataaaaatgtaattattaaatttatgttaaagaaaaattcttaaaataaattattaaattatatttgaaaggaATATTAAAGCGCGTCCCGCATCTACGtccttcaatatatataaatcaggaTTGGAGAGAGTATAAAATTGTTTAATTTGTTTTCAATATTTGACGTAGAAACATAACAATTTCTAATTGAAAGTATTTCTTCAAAATAATGTTTTAATTCACTTATATCAAACATCAACTCACCAATATTTCATGATtcatgtaatcaaaattttaatttaatctgATTTctccttttttaaaaatatttctaactTTCAAACCAGATTCAATTATTGAACGGCTAGTCAGCGGAGCAGCAAGTCAATAAGCACGTGTACTTGAAGAGTGGAACTTAAAATGCGAGGCAAAATTAACCTGTGGAACCACCTCTCTGACCTGATCGACTACTTGTCTAGTCCAATGGTAATGCTGTTTGACTTGCTAATATTTTTTTGCATAGTTTgttcagaagacataaaagATGACCAGGGgagtataaaataataagatttattttattgttttaaaataaataatttatttttaatagatgtatatttttacttttctaaaaagtataaaataccAAAAACTATTAAAATCTTAATCACAAACAATAACATAACTACGGTCTTAGTTacaaataataacataaaaatttatgaCCAAATAAATTATCATATGAAAGAATAATGaaggatattaatatacatacacGAACTTTTGGTCAAACACGTGAAATTTGACAAAAGTAAGTGGTCCattttgaaaacaacatgtgcaATACCAAGTCCAACCTTCATATTGTTATATCAATCGAGTCACTTTAGAGCCCATTGGGCTCCCTGATATGATTAATAAACCCATTCTCAAACTAGCATTTCTCCATTTTCCAATTCATACTTCTAAATTACCCCAGCCTTGCcacaataattatttattagggGTGATCGTGGTGCGGGCAGTGCGGTTTTTTCTTAAAATCGCAAATTAAACCGCGCATGTGGATTTATGAATATCTCAAACCGCAATTGCACCGTGAAATTTTAAAATCGCATAAACCATACCACGAAAATGCGATGCGGGGTGGTGCAGTTCACTGCGGTTTCCACATgcgataaaaataattaattatttgacatataatgaaaattattttaaaaaagtaaaaatatatatagatttctAGAAATAAAGTCTTATTCCTGAAAATTTAATTTACCCAACCCCTCCTGTTATATTAGGATCCGATTGTTCATAAGCTTCCGTATGATATGATTGTTAAAATTGATGATATAAATAGCATGAACAAAACAATTCCGTggacttagagcaagtccaacagatGCCTTATTTAGTGTTCTAAGTCATAATATATGGCATTTGATGAAAAAGTTTGATCCAACAATGTTATAGTGATGCTTTATATCACTCGGACAACCcattcaagccctatttttgaggcactttCTCTCCTTAccctatcccatattttataataaattcttaccaacactttttttctctctctatttgaagttagtagaatatgtcctaaactactaggacataattttttatattacatttaAGACTCCAACTAAGACACTGTTGGTGCTCTTAATATCTTATTTGTTaatactctctctgtttttttaatatgtcacttttgacttgggcacgcacttttaggtgggttgaccgactagtaaaatttattatttttaattgattttttttttgtgaattaaaattttgattgtatatttttattcagaaaaagaaaattttaaaaataatattttcaactatCCGgacaaagcacttaaaagtgtgtgccaaaaaatcaaacgttatattaaaaaacagagagagtatttatttttaatataaaaaactaGCCCATCTCAAAATgtagagtagtgctaggtgcacataattgtgtacagaaaatttgtacataatgatgtggcaagtgatgtggtggatGTGTCACcctgagagcatctccaacggcgttggttataatcgttggctaaattggatctgtaagatattatgtaaaatttgctgaacctgtaagacattttgcttcaatggtattggctatattggttggttataatttaaaaatagtatgttattaatattttaaattgttaaaattgaatatatcagtttaatatggtaataaatgatgtacaatcttcctacagattttcttacagacctgtagaggttcgacaaatttagccatccataggaggttggctaaatttatagacaacagctgagcatggttggagttgagtttttgaagctgttggctaaatttttttattttaagtaagacaactcatcttttagccaagggttttagatggttggagatgctctgagtTTAGTAAAACTTAAAACTGCAAACTCGAAGATGAGAAGAGTACCACTTTCTTATCAACTCAATCTCCAACTTGGGCCTGATCTGCAAAGCAGAAGCCCAATCACACAATTAGAAGATACTGGAACCATCTATTAGACACCCGAAATTCATAACAAAATTTTAGGTGATGACTCATCAGAAATCATTCTCGATGCTGTAAAAACTCGACACTGAAATAAACACACAACTGAAACAAAACCTAAGTGAGTGCTGACATGGACGCCGATATGATGGACACTGAATCGCCGGCGCCGACTGCTCCGGCCACCGATGAAGACTCGATTAGAAAGCTTTTGGAAGTGGCCCGCCAGCTCGTCGATATGGGGAACCCTTCTCAAGCTCTCCACGCGGtaaaaatttcatcattttatgttttcttgaattttcttgATTCTTGATTTTTACTTTTGTCGAAAGAGGTGTGATCTTTGTTGTTTTCTTTACATTTCTTGATGACCCAGATGGGGGTTTGTGTATAATTTGCGTTTAATCTTGATGTTATACTTTTGGTGTGCTAAtgaaggttttttttttgttaattggtGAGGGGGTGTTTTAATTGCGTGTTTTGATTTCGATTGGAATTTTTGTGCTTTTTGTGATTTATGTGTGAGATTGGAAATTGAGTGGCACCTTTCTGGAATCGGTAAGAAATCACTCGAATAATGTTATTTTGCTTTGAATTAAAACTCTGAAATGCACGAAATTTCCGGGAAGAATGATGAAGTTATGATTGTTTTCATAAGTGTGGCCTAAACGTGTATGTGAATATTTGTCGCATCAAAAAGGCATTTAAGAATGCGGAACAACAGTGGTATTGGAAACAATCACACATTGTGCGGGCCGTTGTTGATCACTGGGACACGACCGTCCGAGCAAGTGCACATTGTGCAATGCTGTGGCTTTTTTAAGTAGAAAGACTTAGCACAGTGTGCTCAtcttttgttaaaatatataggCAGGCACACAATGCAAGGGGTTGGCGGCTTGGCGCACTTGTTAAATTTGTGTCCAGTGATACACATGTTTAAAATATGCGCCTACTGCTTGCATTTTGTACGCTGCCTAGATTTtctggaaaagaaaaaaagttaatCTGGTCTGGACATTTGTGTAACACGGGTAAATTGTGGAAATAGAAATTTGTACATGTATTTAGGTAATAGCCCACACTTCCTATTCAGTGCGGTAAAGAGACTAAGTTTTCCGCAATAATGTATTTTGGACCGATCTATCTAAAAGATGTAGTTAAAAGgcctttaattttatttgtatgtcTTTCCCTCTGATCTAGAATCTTAGATATGTTTACTAGGAAAGTTAATAGATGTAATTTCTTCTAAACTCCTAATTTTGTTAAAGGACAATATTTTACTTGTTCATTGGGGGAAATGAATTAACATGGTTTGCTGTTAGGTTATATAAAATCTATGTCTGTGACTCTGTGTCATGTATGTAAGTTCTACCCCATTTgtgttgaataatataaatttgtttgcTGCAAATTTAGCAATTTATATCTatgacagtggatatattgttTATTGCTTGTATGCTGATGCAAGCTTTTATTGGATCCTTCTAATAATGAATTCAGAAAGTGTTTGGCCTTTCtgctacttttttatttttttcattggGTGCTTTACTGCTCTTTAGCATCAGTCTTCCCTGCAAAGTGATTTGGAAAGTACTTAGGTGCTAATGCTCTAATAGGTCTACCAGTTGCTTCCATGTAGAATTTTTGGCTAAAAATTGCAACAATGTGAAGTATTTCTTGCGTATTTGATCTTGCTTCTATACTAGACCTGATTGTAGAATTTTTGTTAGTGGGTCATTTGTGACACATGGGGAAGGCTTGTCTAATTGTTTTGTGCTTCAGCTTCGATTGATTGTGAAACTAATCCATCTATAAGCCTCTGAAATATAAGAGTGTAAACGATATATTCCACAAGTActtgcttcatatgccttttGTTTGGCTAGTTTAGATGCATAAGTTGTAGTGCTGTACCGCTTAAGATTTGGATACTTTTAGGGCTTGATACATAGGAATATTATTAGTAGCAGCCAGCAGGTTGTATTTCTAGAAAATGATTATCGCCATATCTCTGATTATCGAGTAGAACTTAACTTTGATGAATGTAGGGCGCATAGGACAGTCACTAATTTAGTTCCCGCACTCTTACTTGAAGTTATTCGCTGAAAACTTGCAAACTTCAATAACAGGTGGTGGTGGCAACAAAGAACACAGGTGGAGATGAAGCTGTTGTTAAAGTAATGGACCGCGCACGAAATCTCTACAGAAACAAATTACAAACAAGTGGTGCTGCTGATGAGTTAGCCTCCTTGTTTGCTGAATGTGCAATTGCTGAAGCAGCTTCATCAAAAACTGAAGCAGCTCGACCAAAAACTGAGCCATCTCAATCTAGCACAGTTGGCCAGTCTTTTGAACTTGACGCACAGGGAAGTTCCATTCTGGCTGAGGCAGGCAGAAAGCAGATTATGCTGGATGCATTTGCAGATGGGAGCAGCTTTGTTTGTTTGCAGTGTGGAGGGCTTGTAGCTAGCGAACGCAAAGACGAACACTATGCATACTGGTGTTGTAAAATCTGATCAAGCTCGGTGCTTGGATCAATACCTCCTTCCCTTGAAACAAACTCTCGGTCTTGGTCCTGGTCCTGTGTTTGGCAGTGATCATTATGTAAACTTGTACATTGCTAGGCTCTTCTCAAGTCCGAGTGGCAGCCTCTGGGTGCTCACTGGACAAGGTGGAGTGGTTCTAAGTTCTGTTTTCGTGTACTAGTG
Coding sequences:
- the LOC108220508 gene encoding probable WRKY transcription factor 15; protein product: MAVELMTNNAYKFGAKLEHNSVQEAALAGLESVDNLIRMISRSQHYSNISQSSSSSNSHENNVTDYRAVTDIAVNKFRTFISLLDKTRTGHARFRRGPGVRTLETQVIKPKNEIVAPVQRQALNNQAVKNVSFEKKEHVTSTINFGSVAAVVPSGTNSFMSSLTGDTDGSGFQITNMSSGSRPPASTSSFKRKCSSMDNSAARCSGSSGRCHCPKKSRKSKLKKVVRVPAISLKMSDIPPDDFSWRKYGQKPIKGSPHPRGYYKCSSVRGCPARKHVERALDDPAMLVVTYEGEHNHSQSLHDTPASLVLESS
- the LOC108220744 gene encoding uncharacterized protein LOC108220744, yielding MDADMMDTESPAPTAPATDEDSIRKLLEVARQLVDMGNPSQALHAVVVATKNTGGDEAVVKVMDRARNLYRNKLQTSGAADELASLFAECAIAEAASSKTEAARPKTEPSQSSTVGQSFELDAQGSSILAEAGRKQIMLDAFADGSSFVCLQCGGLVASERKDEHYAYWCCKI